One Spinacia oleracea cultivar Varoflay chromosome 4, BTI_SOV_V1, whole genome shotgun sequence DNA segment encodes these proteins:
- the LOC130471713 gene encoding uncharacterized protein, translating into MRYFPLIPRLKRIYMSSSTAEDMRWHDTERLGEDDKKILRHPSDGLAWKEFDERHSDFALDPRSVRLGLASDGFNPYRLMNTTYSTWPVMLIPYNLPPWLCMKPSSFILSTLIPGKSGPGNDIDVYLQPLVHELKLLWTGVEAFDAFAGEKFNLRAALLWTINDFPGYAMLSGLSTKGYNACPICLDSTPSDRFGSKICYCSYRKWLPADHPYRCQGDKFCEKFGTNEWGKAPSRPSGTDILRQQEKVKHVYGKSKAPPKKRQRGHDDDDDVQDESDFGTKRSIFFDLVYWEHNLLRHNLDVMHIEKNVSENILGTLLSMDKSRDSRNDRESLEAWRIKSHLWLSTNPNGGECMPPASYSMSTEEKERFLNVLQKIKVPDGYGSNLSSCVNMKQRKLINLKSHDNHVLMQDILPVALRASKATKVIDLLARLSSFFKKLCSTTIDPDDLDGLQNEIILTLCELEKEFLPSFFTIMVHLLIHLVEEVKLGGPVQYRWMYPIERLISYTSKLYSFYLIFHIYHILSTNVLFERYLSHLKSHVTNKAQPEGSIAEGFLLEETIRFCSRYLQGVKTIFNIPKRMDDDIPNPNDYLFNSGGRVIGKEVSIRLDDKSLKQAHRYILLHSDEIKGDLDEFLTEKRQMNLQNPVTESDESNWIINEFGGWLQNKVHYIDATTEDGKLRKALAGGLHSYGRKLKGYIINGYKFLSTDRDSRLLTQNSGIMVEADGDAYYGKVKHIYELDYYGDYKVVLFRCDWVDIHRGVKAYPNGGVCVNFSKLMHSGRLLQDDPFVFSSQAKQVFYIEDEIQKGWLHVVKNKPRNVFDLGDSLPVEEEGGTN; encoded by the exons ATGCGATATTTCCCTCTTATACCGAGACTAAAAAGAATCTACATGTCATCATCAACAGCAGAAGATATGAGATGGCATGATACAGAGCGATTGGGTGAAGATGATAAGAAGATTTTAAGGCATCCTTCAGATGGCTTAGCATGGAAGGAATTTGATGAGCGTCACAGTGATTTTGCATTAGACCCTCGTAGTGTTCGATTAGGTcttgcgagtgatggttttaatCCTTACCGTTTAATGAACACCACTTATAGTACGTGGCCAGTGATGTTGATTCCTTATAATCTTCCACCATGGTTATGTATGAAACCGTCTTCTTTCATTCTGTCCACGCTTATTCCTGGAAAATCAGGTCCCGGAAATGATATTGACGTGTATCTGCAGCCATTAGTGCATGAATTGAAATTGCTGTGGACAGGGGTTGAAGCTTTTGATGCTTTTGCCGGAGAGAAATTTAATTTGCGTGCGGCTTTGCTTTGGACTATTAATGACTTTCCCGGCTATGCAATGCTCTCTGGTTTGAGCACAAAAGGTTACAATGCATGTCCTATATGCTTAGATTCCACGCCTTCTGATAGATTTGGGAGCAAGATTTGCTATTGTAGCTATAGAAAATGGTTACCTGCAGATCACCCATATCGATGTCAAGGTGACAAGTTTTGTGAGAAGTTTGGAACTAATGAGTGGGGTAAAGCCCCATCTCGTCCTAGCGGCACTGATATATTGAGGCAGCAAGAAAAGGTGAAGCATGTTTACGGAAAGTCGAAGGCACCACCGAAAAAGAGGCAAAGAGGACacgatgatgacgatgatgtcCAAGATGAAAGTGACTTTGGTACCAAGAGAAGCATATTCTTTGATTTGGTGTATTGGGAGCATAATCTTCTAAGGCATAATTTAGATGtgatgcacattgagaaaaacgTGTCTGAGAATATTTTGGGAACTCTTCTTAGCATGGATAAGAGTAGAGATAGTAGGAATGATCGAGAATCCCTTGAAGCATGGAGAATAAAGTCTCACCTTTGGCTGAGTACTAATCCTAACGGAGGTGAATGCATGCCTCCGGCTTCCTATTCTATGTCTACGGAGGAGAAGGAGAGGTTCCTAAATGTTTTGCAGAAAATTAAAGTTCCTGATGGATATGGATCCAACCTTTCTAGTTGTGTGAATATGAAGCAAAGGAAGTTGATTAACCTCAAAAGTCATGACAACCATGTTCTAATGCAGGATATCCTTCCCGTTGCCTTAAGGGCCTCTAAAGCTACAAAAGTAATTGACTTGTTGGCTAGATTGTCTTCCTTTTTCAAGAAGTTGTGCTCTACAACTATTGATCCAGATGATTTAGATGGTCttcaaaatgaaattattttaacTCTTTGTGAGTTGGAAAAGGAGTTTCTGCCTTCATTTTTCACAATCATGGTCCATTTGTTGATTCACTTAGTGGAGGAGGTTAAACTTGGTGGACCAGTGCAATACAGATGGATGTATCCCATTGAAAGGTTAATATCTTACACGTCTaaattatattctttttatttaatatttcacatttatcatatattaagTACAAATGTTTTATTTGAAAGGTACTTGTCCCATTTGAAATCACATGTAACCAATAAAGCCCAACCTGAAGGATCTATTGCAGAAGGCTTCCTTTTAGAGGAGACAATTAGGTTTTGTTCGAGATATCTTCAAGGTGTTAAGACCATTTTCAACATACCTAAAAGGATGGATGATGACATTCCAAATCCCAATGATTACTTGTTTAATTCTGGTGGTCGAGTTATTGGGAAGGAGGTCAGCATTCGCCTTGATGACAAAAGCTTAAAACAAGCTCATCGCTACATTTTGCTTCACTCTGATGAGATAAAAGGGGATCTGGA TGAATTTTTAACCGAGAAACGTCAAATGAACTTACAAAATCCTGTCACGGAGAGTGATGAAAGTAACTGGATCATCAATGAGTTTGGAGGGTGGCTGCAAAATAAG GTACATTACATAGATGCAACCACCGAAGATGGGAAACTAAGAAAAGCTTTGGCGGGTGGTTTGCATTCTTATGgtagaaaattaaaaggataCATAATCAATGGATACAAATTCCTTTCCACGGATCGCGATTCtcgtcttttgacacaaaattctGGAATTATGGTCGAAGCGGATGGAGATGCCTACTATGGAAAAGTGAAACATATCTATGAATTAGATTATTACGGAGATTACAAAGTTGTATTGTTTCGTTGTGATTGGGTAGACATTCATAGGGGTGTAAAAGCATATCCAAATGGCGGAGTATGTGTCAATTTCTCTAAATTGATGCATTCTGGACGATTGTTGCAAGATGATCCATTTGTATTCTCATCTCAAGCAAAACAAGTTTTTTACATAGAAGATGAGATACAAAAGGGATGGTTGCATGTTGTTAAGAACAAGCCTAGAAATGTGTTTGATTTAGGGGATTCTTTACCAGTAGAGGAAGAGGGTGGGACCAATTGA
- the LOC110806008 gene encoding protein DESIGUAL 2: MAKMAGFFICLLVISLDLAAGLCGLEAEMAQNKVRHLKMWIFECKSPSEEAFKFGIAAAGLLILAHIITNLLGCCMGLCSQDHHKSYANRQITTGLLLLSWVILVIGVSLLAIGTLANRKDRASCGMNHRHMLSLGGILCFVHGLFSIAYYVFATSGTH; encoded by the exons ATGGCGAAAATGGCAGGTTTTTTCATATGTCTGTTGGTCATTTCTTTGGATCTTGCAGCCGGACTTTGCGGCCTTGAGGCGGAAATGGCTCAAAATAAG GTGAGACACTTGAAGATGTGGATATTTGAGTGTAAGAGCCCCAGTGAAGAAGCCTTCAAATTTGGAATAGCTGCAGCAGGACTACTGATACTAGCACACATTATAACAAATTTGCTTGGTTGTTGCATGGGCCTTTGCTCCCAAGATCACCATAAGTCTTATGCTAATCGTCAAATTACCACTGGACTCCTCCTCTTATCATG GGTTATACTTGTGATTGGAGTGTCGCTGCTGGCGATAGGAACATTAGCAAATCGCAAAGACAGAGCTTCATGCGGCATGAATCATCGTCATATGCTATCACTTGGTGGCATACTATGTTTCGTTCATGGCTTATTTTCTATTGCTTATTACGTTTTTGCTACTTCAGGTACCCATTGA